Within the Bradyrhizobium ottawaense genome, the region ATTTCCACATCAATGAAAAAGGCTTCCCGGGTGGCACCGCAGGATAGCGTGATCAAGACGGCGAGGCGGCTGTTCGAAGTTCTCGAATACTTCGACGAGGTCCAGCATCCGATCAGCCTCAAGGATCTCTCGCTCCACTTCAGCTATCCGGTCTCGAGCGCCTCGGCGTTGCTGAAAAGCATGGTCGTGATGGGGTACCTCGACTACGACAGCTACTCCCGCACCTACATGCCCACCATGCGCATCGCCACGCTCGGCAACTGGGTGCAAGGCGCGCTGTTCGGCGAGAGCCGTATTCTCGCGCTGATCAAGCACATGAGCGACGCCACCGGCGAGATGATCAGCATCAGCACGCAGAGCGATCTGTTCGCACAATATATTCACGTCGAGCCGTCGCAGCATCCGATCCGCTTTCATCTCAAGCCGGGTACCGTCCGGCCGCTGGCGAGATCCGGTGTGGGCTGGCTGCTGCTGAGCGCCCGAGCGGACGACACCATCGATCGGCTGGTGCGGCGGATCAACATCGAGGAAGAACCTGCCAACCGGATCGAACTGGTCGACCTGATGCAGCGGATCCGCGAGATCCGCGAGCAGGGCTTTGTGTTTTCGAAGCACACCGTGATCGCAGGCGCCGGCGTCATCGCCAAGCTGCTGCCGATCAGGCGGCACGGCCGTATTCTGGCGATCGGTGTTGGCGCACCGGTCGACCGGCTCGAAGCGAACGAAAGCCAGATCGTGCGTGAACTCACCGACGGGATCGCACGCTTCGTTGATCGCGACGAATAGTCCCAAGGCGAATAGTCGCAAGTCGCGTCACGCCAGCATTTTCACGGATATGGAAGTGAATTCCAGCATCTGAATAGACTTGGCTCAGCGCTTTGCTGCGCCCCATAATGCCCAGGCCCGGACGGCATCCGCCGCCGTGGCTAAACAAGAAAATCAGGGCAGGGAACGCACGCAAGATGCGGGAAACGGTCGTCGATCTACAGACTAAGGACGGGTTGATGAACACTTTCGTGTTTCATCCGGATGGCCCTGGGCCATTCCCCGTCGTTATTTTTTACATGGACTCGGTCGGGGTTCGCGAAGAACTCTGCGACATGTGCCGCCGCATCGCGACCGTCGGCTACTACGTCATCATGCCCAACCTCTATTATCGCCTCGCCCGTTCGGTCGATCTCGATGCCGATCGCCTGCACGATCCGGCCTATGCCGAGAGCCTGGCCTGGATGTGGAAGCTCAACCGAAGCCTCTCCAATACGATGGTCGAACAGGACACCCAGGCGGTCTTCGGTTATCTCGACACCGACAAGGCGGCGCGGAAGGGAAAGCTCGGCGTCGTCGGCTATTGCATGAGCGGCCGCTTCGTCTTCCGGGTCGCTGGTGCGTTTCCGGACCGCGTTGCGTCCTCGGCTTCGGTGTATGGCGCGAGGCTGATCACGGATGCACCTGACTCCGCGCATCTGCTGGCGGACAAGATCAAGGGCGAGATGTATTTCGCCTGCGCCGAGCACGACAGCTACGCCCCTCCGGAGACGCTCCGGGAGCTGCAAGGCGTTCTGGACAAGGCGAAGATCAATTCGAGGATCGAGATCTATCCCGAAGCCGAGCACGGCTTCGCGTTTCCCAAGCGCCGGCTGTTCCACAAGACCAGCACGGAGCGCCATTGGGAACGGCTGTTCGACATGTTCCGCCGCACCTTGGCGGCGTAAATCACATCAACCTCACGAGGCAGGTCTAATGTCACGCTTTTCGACTTTCGCGATTCTTTCCCTCGCTGCCGGCCTGCTGGCTGCAAGTCCGGCGTCAGCGGCCGATCCGGTCCGCATCGGAATTGCAGCGCCGTTTTCCGGTTCGGCGGCGACCTATGGGCAGGACACCAAACAGGGCGCTGAACTTGCGGCGGACGAAATCAACGCCAAGGGCGGCATTCTGGGCGGCCGCAAGATCGAACTCGTGTTCGAAGACGACAAGGGCTCGCCGCAGGGCGGCGTGGCCGCGGTGCAGAAGCTGATGTCGGTCGAGCGCGTCAACGCGATTACCGGCGGTACCAACAGTTCGGTGGTGCTGGCGGAATCTTCCGTGACGCGCAACAAGGTGCTCCACGTCAACGCCGCCGCGCAAGCCGACGCCATCACCGATCAGGGCAGCCCGTGGCTGTTCCAGGTCAACAACACCGTGTCGGGCAATTCGAGCGCGTTCAACGACTATATCGTCACGACGATGAAGCCCAAGAGCGTCGCCTACATGGGCGAGAACACCGAATTCAACAAGACGGTGCTCGAGCTGCTGAAGGAGAAGCTGAAGGGTGCCGGCATCGAACTGGTGAATGTCTCGACCTACGACGCCGAGACCAACGACTTCACCTCGATCATCACCAAGATCAAGTCGCTCAATCCCGATATGTTGTATGTCGCCGATGCCTATCCGGCCCGCGCCGCGCAGCTCTGGAAGCAGGTCCGCCAGCTCGGTGGTTTCTCGAAGGAAGTGATGTCGCCCGGCGTGATCGTCCCCGGCATGCTGAAGCCGGCGGAAGGCGCGATGGATGGCGTCATCACCGGCGAAATCTTCATGGTTCCGGCGCCGTCGCCGGAGGCCAAGGCCTTCATCGAAGCCTTCAACAAGAAATGGAACGGCAATCCCGGCAAGGGCCATCTCGTGATCTACGAGGCGGTTCACCTGATTGCTGCCGCCATGGACAAGGCCGGCACCGAAAAGGACTATGCCAAGATTTCGCAGACCATTCGCGACAACGCCTGGCCGTCGCCGCGCGGCGAATTGAAATTCGATGCCAAGGGCCGCGCCCGCGCACCGTATTTCTTCATCCAGCAGGTCAAGGGCGGCGTGCTCACGCAGCTCGAAGTGGCCAAGGTGAATTGATTTCGCAGGCGCCGGGCACGACATGAACCTCTTCCTGCAAACCCTGGCGAACGGGCTCGTCCTCGGCGCGAGCTACGCCGTCATCGCGGTCGGGCTGACGCTGGTGTTCGGGATCCTCCATATTGCCAACTTTGCGCATGGCGCGTTCTTTGCGATCGGCGCCTATGCGGTCCTGCTCCTGAGCATGTGGGGCGTGCCGTATCTGGTGACGCTGCCGCTCGCCATCCTGATCGTCGCCGTCGTGGCCTGGGTGACCGAGTTCGTCATCATCCGGCGCGCGATCTATGGCGAGGGCCATCACGGATCGATCATCGTGACGTTCGCGTTGGGTCAGGCGCTGGTCGCCTCGCTGATACTGATCTTCGGACCCGATCCGCAGCCGATCGGTTCTCCGTTCGCGCAAAGCACCTGGTCGGGCCTTGGCATTCTGATCGCGGGTCAGCGCATCTTCATCCTCGCGGCCTCGATCCTGGTGCTGGCCGGGTTCGGCGCCTGGCTGAAATACACCGTCAAGGGCCAGCAGGTGCTGGCGGTCGCGCAAAATCCGCGCGGCGCGCTCTATTCAGGGATTAACGTGCCGATGATCCGCAGCCTGTCCTTTGTGGTCGGCGTCGCGGCGGCGGGATTTGCCGGCGCCTTGCTGGCTCCCATCGTCACGGCCTATCCGACGATGGGCAACGCGACGCTGATCACAGGCTTTACCGTTGTGATCCTGGGCGGCATGGGCAGCATCTCCGGCGCCATGCTGGGTGCGCTCCTGATCGGCGTCGCCAATGCGATGTTCGAGACCTATGTCTCGGTGTCGTGGACGCCCGCGCTCGGATGGATCCTCGTAATCGCCGTCCTGCTGCTGTGGCCGCAGGGGCTGATGGGCCGTGCCCAATTGCACAGGCACTGATCAATCATGTCCGAATCCTCATCGGTTGAAACCATCGTCGTGCCGGCCGTCTCGTCGATCGCACGACCTGTCGCGCCTTCGAAATCACCGTTCCGCCTGCCACTGATCGTGCTCGGCGCCGTCGCCCTGGCCGCGCTGTTCGGCTTCCAGGTCAGCAACGTCTTCATCGTGACGCTGGCAGGCTACACCTGTGCCTTTGCGCTGTTTGCGCTCAGCATCAACATCATGCTCGGCGGCCTCGGCGAGGTTCCGCTCGGGCAATGCATCTTCTTCGGCATCGGCTCCTATGGCGTCGGCATCGGCATGGTGAAGCACGGCCTGTCGTTCGAGACCGCCGTTGCCATCGCGATGCTGGTATCGATGGCGGCGGCGGCCATCATCGGCTGGCTGACGTTGCGCCTGACCGGCGCCTATTTCTCGATCGTGTCCTGGGGGCTTTCGGGTGTCGCCATGGTGGCGGCGATGAACCTGACGCAATTCACCGATGGTCCGCTCGGCATCTTCGGATTTCCTCCGATCATGCTGGGCCCGATTCTGCTGGCCGAACCGAGAAACTATTTCTTCGCGACGTTCTCCATTCTCGTGATCGTGCTGCTCGTCCTGCTGGCGGTCAAGAATTCGAAATTCGGCGGCGCGATCGAGAGCATCAGGCAGAATCGCCATCTGGCGCAATCCGTCGGCGTCAATGTGTTTCGCGAGCGGTTGAAAGCATTCGTGCTCAGCGCGCCGATCGCCGCACTCGGCGGCGCGCTGTGCGTGCCCTACACGCAGATCGTGACGCCGGAAGTGTTCTCGGTCACCAATACCGTGGACGCGTTGCTGATGGTCCTGATCGGCGGTACCGGCGTTCTGGTCGGACCGCTGATCGGCGCCGTCATCTTCAGCATCATCCCGTATTATCTCAATCTCGATCCGAATGTTCGTATCTTGATCTTCTCCTCCGCCATCGTGCTCATCATGATGTTTGCGCCGGGCGGCCTGCACCAGATTGCCACGCGGCTGTTCAACCGTGTCACCGGAGGCCGCCGTGCAAGCGACAGCTGACACCAACGGCCGATCTCCGATCGTGCGCGCCGTCGACATCCGCAAGCGGTATGGCGGCGTTCGCGCGCTGGACGGCGTCAGCCTGACGGTGAACGCGGGCGAAGTCTTCGGCATCATCGGCCCGAACGGCGCCGGCAAATCGACGCTGTTCGATATCCTCTGCGGCATCACCAAGCCGACCAGCGGCAGCATCGAGGTACTCGGGCACGATGTCGGGCAAATGAGCCCGCATCTCGTCGCCCGGGCCGGCGTCGGCCGCACCTTTCAACGCACCGCCGTGTTCGGCGAGGCGACCGTCTACGACAACCTGCTGTTCGGCCGCCATATGGAATTTCGTCATTCCGTCGTCGGCCGGATGTTCGCCAGCAGGACCTGGCGGACCGAGCAAAAGCAGTTCGAGGACAAGGCCGAATATGTACTGACGCTTTCGGGCCTGCAGGAGGACCGCGATCGGGTCGCCAGCGTGCTGGCCTACGGCGTTCAACGGCGGCTGGCGGTTGCCGTTGCCCTGATGTCGGATCCGAAGATCCTGTTTCTTGACGAGCCGGCCGCCGGCATGAACGGCCGCGAGACGGCCGATTTCATCGCGCTGATCGAGACCATCGCGCCGGGGCGCACGGTGGTGATCGTCGAGCACGATATGACAGTCATCAAGGCGCTGTGCAGCCGTGTGCTGGTCGTGGTCGACGGACACCCGGTGACGATCGATGCGCCAGGCGAGGTCTTCAAACATCCGGAAGTGATATCGGCCTATCTTGGGGCGGAAGATGACTGATCTGCTCAGGGTTGACGGAATAGAAGCGGCCTACGGCAAGGTCACCGCGCTCAAGGATGTCTCGATCGCGATCAGGCCGGGAGAAATCGTCGCCATTCTCGGCGCCAACGGCGCCGGCAAGACGACGCTGCTCAACGCGATTTCGGGCGTGCTGCCGGTGACCGCAGGCGAGATCCGGTTCGACGGCGCGC harbors:
- a CDS encoding ABC transporter substrate-binding protein; the encoded protein is MSRFSTFAILSLAAGLLAASPASAADPVRIGIAAPFSGSAATYGQDTKQGAELAADEINAKGGILGGRKIELVFEDDKGSPQGGVAAVQKLMSVERVNAITGGTNSSVVLAESSVTRNKVLHVNAAAQADAITDQGSPWLFQVNNTVSGNSSAFNDYIVTTMKPKSVAYMGENTEFNKTVLELLKEKLKGAGIELVNVSTYDAETNDFTSIITKIKSLNPDMLYVADAYPARAAQLWKQVRQLGGFSKEVMSPGVIVPGMLKPAEGAMDGVITGEIFMVPAPSPEAKAFIEAFNKKWNGNPGKGHLVIYEAVHLIAAAMDKAGTEKDYAKISQTIRDNAWPSPRGELKFDAKGRARAPYFFIQQVKGGVLTQLEVAKVN
- a CDS encoding branched-chain amino acid ABC transporter permease; its protein translation is MNLFLQTLANGLVLGASYAVIAVGLTLVFGILHIANFAHGAFFAIGAYAVLLLSMWGVPYLVTLPLAILIVAVVAWVTEFVIIRRAIYGEGHHGSIIVTFALGQALVASLILIFGPDPQPIGSPFAQSTWSGLGILIAGQRIFILAASILVLAGFGAWLKYTVKGQQVLAVAQNPRGALYSGINVPMIRSLSFVVGVAAAGFAGALLAPIVTAYPTMGNATLITGFTVVILGGMGSISGAMLGALLIGVANAMFETYVSVSWTPALGWILVIAVLLLWPQGLMGRAQLHRH
- a CDS encoding branched-chain amino acid ABC transporter permease; protein product: MSESSSVETIVVPAVSSIARPVAPSKSPFRLPLIVLGAVALAALFGFQVSNVFIVTLAGYTCAFALFALSINIMLGGLGEVPLGQCIFFGIGSYGVGIGMVKHGLSFETAVAIAMLVSMAAAAIIGWLTLRLTGAYFSIVSWGLSGVAMVAAMNLTQFTDGPLGIFGFPPIMLGPILLAEPRNYFFATFSILVIVLLVLLAVKNSKFGGAIESIRQNRHLAQSVGVNVFRERLKAFVLSAPIAALGGALCVPYTQIVTPEVFSVTNTVDALLMVLIGGTGVLVGPLIGAVIFSIIPYYLNLDPNVRILIFSSAIVLIMMFAPGGLHQIATRLFNRVTGGRRASDS
- a CDS encoding ABC transporter ATP-binding protein yields the protein MQATADTNGRSPIVRAVDIRKRYGGVRALDGVSLTVNAGEVFGIIGPNGAGKSTLFDILCGITKPTSGSIEVLGHDVGQMSPHLVARAGVGRTFQRTAVFGEATVYDNLLFGRHMEFRHSVVGRMFASRTWRTEQKQFEDKAEYVLTLSGLQEDRDRVASVLAYGVQRRLAVAVALMSDPKILFLDEPAAGMNGRETADFIALIETIAPGRTVVIVEHDMTVIKALCSRVLVVVDGHPVTIDAPGEVFKHPEVISAYLGAEDD
- a CDS encoding IclR family transcriptional regulator encodes the protein MKKASRVAPQDSVIKTARRLFEVLEYFDEVQHPISLKDLSLHFSYPVSSASALLKSMVVMGYLDYDSYSRTYMPTMRIATLGNWVQGALFGESRILALIKHMSDATGEMISISTQSDLFAQYIHVEPSQHPIRFHLKPGTVRPLARSGVGWLLLSARADDTIDRLVRRINIEEEPANRIELVDLMQRIREIREQGFVFSKHTVIAGAGVIAKLLPIRRHGRILAIGVGAPVDRLEANESQIVRELTDGIARFVDRDE
- a CDS encoding dienelactone hydrolase family protein is translated as MNTFVFHPDGPGPFPVVIFYMDSVGVREELCDMCRRIATVGYYVIMPNLYYRLARSVDLDADRLHDPAYAESLAWMWKLNRSLSNTMVEQDTQAVFGYLDTDKAARKGKLGVVGYCMSGRFVFRVAGAFPDRVASSASVYGARLITDAPDSAHLLADKIKGEMYFACAEHDSYAPPETLRELQGVLDKAKINSRIEIYPEAEHGFAFPKRRLFHKTSTERHWERLFDMFRRTLAA